Part of the Woronichinia naegeliana WA131 genome, ACAGATGTCGTAATACAGAATGTAAGCGTTGCACATTTATCTTAAACTATACTTATAAAGGTTATTTGCCAGAAGTAAAGGAAAAGATTGCCGAAATGGCAATGAATGGTAGTGGCATAAGGGATACAGCCCGTGT contains:
- a CDS encoding IS1-like element transposase, with the translated sequence MPEVKEKIAEMAMNGSGIRDTARVLRISPSTVISELKKRV